A stretch of Lathyrus oleraceus cultivar Zhongwan6 chromosome 6, CAAS_Psat_ZW6_1.0, whole genome shotgun sequence DNA encodes these proteins:
- the LOC127091730 gene encoding growth-regulating factor 1 isoform X1: MDLGVMSLDGLVSSDPEQKSKWFNGSGLLKQERSGTSTEDELLRTFKLAKTDQQQRNSSTSSLLRSNVTTLFSDAQHQQQMLSFSTPNPKSESFLLDKNAPTLSYAYHHPNHNHHPNPMSTYNRNTGYGSGSMHGGFNGVRGPFTPSQWMELEHQALIYKYITANVAVPHHLLIPIRKALDSAGLSTFSSALLRPNAYAVGWGGFHLGYSNNTDPEPGRCRRTDGKKWRCSRDAVVDQKYCERHMNRGRHRSRKPVEGQSGQALTTGGTTNTATTNVSSTITTPSGSSKQINVAASPSSSIVVPGGNNATNTLSFAHQEHSKNMNSLIGQDNASSAANTINRMFMNSKENNNNSERMQDGSALPMLPPTLELKPKDNNSFMIQKQHIPYDESSRNNEFGFVTSDSLLNPSQKTTTLLGTRNFGSASQNPTDRDTGSQHSLRHFIDDFPKTHSDHHNHHNRSGGFSWPELDMQSDRTQLSISTPMTASDFMSFPSSATNEKLTLSPLRLSREIDPIQMGLGVGNSTPNNNESSNPSTNNPATRQANWIPITWESSMGGPLGEVLHLSTIACNASDDHYGSNNINNNNSSALNLMTDGWDNHNSPPMGSSPTGVLQKTAFGSLSNSSAGSSPRAENNKTTQEGASLCNDHLGSTLGNNNTSFTP, from the exons ATGGATCTTGGTGTAATGAGTTTAGATGGTTTAGTTAGTTCAGATCCTGAACAAAAATCCAAATGGTTCAATGGATCTGGTTTACTCAAACAAGAGAGATCTGGAACAAGTACTGAAGATGAGTTATTAAGAACTTTCAAGCTTGCAAAAACTGATCAACAACAAAGAAACTCTTCTACCTCTTCCCTTTTGAGATCTAATGTTACCACTCTTTTCTCTGatgctcaacaccaacaacaaATGCTTAGTTTCTCAACTCCTAATCCTAAATCAGAATCTTTTTTACTTGACAAAAATGCCCCTACATTGTCTTATGCTTATCATCATCCTAATCATAATCATCATCCTAATCCAATGTCTACTTACAACAGAAACACAG GCTATGGTTCTGGAAGCATGCATGGAGGGTTTAATGGTGTTAGAGGGCCATTCACACCTTCTCAATGGATGGAACTTGAACATCAAGCTTTGATCTATAAGTATATTACTGCAAATGTTGCTGTGCCTCATCATTTGCTTATTCCTATCAGAAAAGCTCTTGATTCTGCTGGCTTAAGTACCTTCTCATCTGCACTCCTCAGACCTAATGCAT ATGCAGTTGGGTGGGGAGGATTCCATCTGGGATACTCGAACAACACCGATCCGGAACCAGGAAGGTGTAGACGAACAGATGGAAAGAAATGGCGATGCTCAAGAGATGCCGTTGTCGATCAAAAGTATTGTGAAAGGCATATGAACAGAGGACGCCATCGTTCAAGAAAGCCTGTGGAAGGCCAATCGGGCCAGGCTCTCACCACTGGTGGAACCACAAATACAGCTACTACTAATGTTTCTTCTACCATTACTACTCCAAGTGGTTCGTCGAAGCAAATCAATGTCGCTGCTTCTCCTTCTTCGTCTATTGTTGTTCCCGGTGGCAACAACGCTACCAACACTCTTTCCTTTGCACATCAGGAACATTCTAAGAATATGAACAGCCTTATTGGACAAGATAATGCTTCTTCTGCTGCCAACACCATCAACAG GATGTTCATGAATAGCAAAGAGAATAACAACAATAGTGAGAGGATGCAGGACGGTTCGGCACTACCGATGCTGCCACCAACCCTTGAGTTGAAACCGAAGGACAATAATTCCTTCATGATTCAAAAACAGCACATTCCTTATGATGAATCTTCAAGGAACAATGAATTCGGGTTTGTCACTTCCGATTCCCTGCTTAACCCTTCACAGAAAACCACTACCTTGCTTGGAACCAGAAACTTTGGTTCAGCTTCACAGAACCCTACAGACCGTGACACAGGCTCTCAACATTCACTCAGGCATTTCATCGACGACTTTCCCAAAACTCACTCTGATCATCACAATCATCATAACCGCTCGGGTGGTTTTTCTTGGCCGGAACTTGACATGCAGTCGGATAGGACACAGCTTTCAATCTCAACACCAATGACTGCCTCGGATTTCATGTCGTTCCCTTCCTCGGCCACCAATGAAAAACTCACACTTTCGCCTCTTAGGCTCTCAAGGGAAATCGACCCTATTCAAATGGGGTTAGGCGTCGGAAATAGTACTCCCAATAACAACGAATCATCAAACCCTAGTACTAATAATCCTGCCACAAGGCAAGCTAATTGGATTCCAATAACTTGGGAGAGCTCAATGGGTGGTCCACTCGGCGAAGTACTTCATCTTAGCACCATTGCTTGCAATGCAAGCGATGATCATTACGGGagtaacaacatcaacaacaacaattcctCGGCTCTAAATCTCATGACTGATGGTTGGGACAATCACAATAGTCCACCGATGGGATCATCACCAACCGGCGTCCTTCAAAAAACAGCATTCGGATCACTTTCCAATAGTAGTGCCGGAAGTTCTCCAAGGGCCGAAAACAACAAAACAACTCAAGAAGGAGCTAGTTTGTGCAATGATCATCTAGGATCAACTCTTGGTAATAATAACACTTCCTTTACTCCTTAG
- the LOC127091730 gene encoding growth-regulating factor 1 isoform X2 codes for MDLGVMSLDGLVSSDPEQKSKWFNGSGLLKQERSGTSTEDELLRTFKLAKTDQQQRNSSTSSLLRSNVTTLFSDAQHQQQMLSFSTPNPKSESFLLDKNAPTLSYAYHHPNHNHHPNPMSTYNRNTGYGSGSMHGGFNGVRGPFTPSQWMELEHQALIYKYITANVAVPHHLLIPIRKALDSAGLSTFSSALLRPNAFGWGGFHLGYSNNTDPEPGRCRRTDGKKWRCSRDAVVDQKYCERHMNRGRHRSRKPVEGQSGQALTTGGTTNTATTNVSSTITTPSGSSKQINVAASPSSSIVVPGGNNATNTLSFAHQEHSKNMNSLIGQDNASSAANTINRMFMNSKENNNNSERMQDGSALPMLPPTLELKPKDNNSFMIQKQHIPYDESSRNNEFGFVTSDSLLNPSQKTTTLLGTRNFGSASQNPTDRDTGSQHSLRHFIDDFPKTHSDHHNHHNRSGGFSWPELDMQSDRTQLSISTPMTASDFMSFPSSATNEKLTLSPLRLSREIDPIQMGLGVGNSTPNNNESSNPSTNNPATRQANWIPITWESSMGGPLGEVLHLSTIACNASDDHYGSNNINNNNSSALNLMTDGWDNHNSPPMGSSPTGVLQKTAFGSLSNSSAGSSPRAENNKTTQEGASLCNDHLGSTLGNNNTSFTP; via the exons ATGGATCTTGGTGTAATGAGTTTAGATGGTTTAGTTAGTTCAGATCCTGAACAAAAATCCAAATGGTTCAATGGATCTGGTTTACTCAAACAAGAGAGATCTGGAACAAGTACTGAAGATGAGTTATTAAGAACTTTCAAGCTTGCAAAAACTGATCAACAACAAAGAAACTCTTCTACCTCTTCCCTTTTGAGATCTAATGTTACCACTCTTTTCTCTGatgctcaacaccaacaacaaATGCTTAGTTTCTCAACTCCTAATCCTAAATCAGAATCTTTTTTACTTGACAAAAATGCCCCTACATTGTCTTATGCTTATCATCATCCTAATCATAATCATCATCCTAATCCAATGTCTACTTACAACAGAAACACAG GCTATGGTTCTGGAAGCATGCATGGAGGGTTTAATGGTGTTAGAGGGCCATTCACACCTTCTCAATGGATGGAACTTGAACATCAAGCTTTGATCTATAAGTATATTACTGCAAATGTTGCTGTGCCTCATCATTTGCTTATTCCTATCAGAAAAGCTCTTGATTCTGCTGGCTTAAGTACCTTCTCATCTGCACTCCTCAGACCTAATGCAT TTGGGTGGGGAGGATTCCATCTGGGATACTCGAACAACACCGATCCGGAACCAGGAAGGTGTAGACGAACAGATGGAAAGAAATGGCGATGCTCAAGAGATGCCGTTGTCGATCAAAAGTATTGTGAAAGGCATATGAACAGAGGACGCCATCGTTCAAGAAAGCCTGTGGAAGGCCAATCGGGCCAGGCTCTCACCACTGGTGGAACCACAAATACAGCTACTACTAATGTTTCTTCTACCATTACTACTCCAAGTGGTTCGTCGAAGCAAATCAATGTCGCTGCTTCTCCTTCTTCGTCTATTGTTGTTCCCGGTGGCAACAACGCTACCAACACTCTTTCCTTTGCACATCAGGAACATTCTAAGAATATGAACAGCCTTATTGGACAAGATAATGCTTCTTCTGCTGCCAACACCATCAACAG GATGTTCATGAATAGCAAAGAGAATAACAACAATAGTGAGAGGATGCAGGACGGTTCGGCACTACCGATGCTGCCACCAACCCTTGAGTTGAAACCGAAGGACAATAATTCCTTCATGATTCAAAAACAGCACATTCCTTATGATGAATCTTCAAGGAACAATGAATTCGGGTTTGTCACTTCCGATTCCCTGCTTAACCCTTCACAGAAAACCACTACCTTGCTTGGAACCAGAAACTTTGGTTCAGCTTCACAGAACCCTACAGACCGTGACACAGGCTCTCAACATTCACTCAGGCATTTCATCGACGACTTTCCCAAAACTCACTCTGATCATCACAATCATCATAACCGCTCGGGTGGTTTTTCTTGGCCGGAACTTGACATGCAGTCGGATAGGACACAGCTTTCAATCTCAACACCAATGACTGCCTCGGATTTCATGTCGTTCCCTTCCTCGGCCACCAATGAAAAACTCACACTTTCGCCTCTTAGGCTCTCAAGGGAAATCGACCCTATTCAAATGGGGTTAGGCGTCGGAAATAGTACTCCCAATAACAACGAATCATCAAACCCTAGTACTAATAATCCTGCCACAAGGCAAGCTAATTGGATTCCAATAACTTGGGAGAGCTCAATGGGTGGTCCACTCGGCGAAGTACTTCATCTTAGCACCATTGCTTGCAATGCAAGCGATGATCATTACGGGagtaacaacatcaacaacaacaattcctCGGCTCTAAATCTCATGACTGATGGTTGGGACAATCACAATAGTCCACCGATGGGATCATCACCAACCGGCGTCCTTCAAAAAACAGCATTCGGATCACTTTCCAATAGTAGTGCCGGAAGTTCTCCAAGGGCCGAAAACAACAAAACAACTCAAGAAGGAGCTAGTTTGTGCAATGATCATCTAGGATCAACTCTTGGTAATAATAACACTTCCTTTACTCCTTAG